A genomic window from Triticum urartu cultivar G1812 chromosome 7, Tu2.1, whole genome shotgun sequence includes:
- the LOC125523144 gene encoding cytokinin dehydrogenase 10-like, translated as MPIARFATLLIVTGFLSTVGHLGAPAFGALDDDLLSLDIVSKIHTDRSLTARASSDFGHIVEATPDGVFHPVSPADIAALIRFSLYQQTPFTVAPRGKGHSSRGQALAPGGIVVDMPSLGRGDHGHRVNVSIDGMYVDVGGEQLWFDVLHATLKHGLTPRVWTDYLRITVGGTLSNAGIGGQVFRHGPQISNVHELDVVTGTGDMITCSPGNNSDLFYGALGGLGQFGVITRARVGLERAPKRVRWVRLAYTDVHQFTADQELLISRGAGFDYVEGQVQLNRTLTEGRRSSSFFSASELARLTELALGTGSAAVYYIEGAMYYGDRSAATVDRKLEALLEELSFVPGLAFVRDASYVQFLDRVGQEEQKLRAAGAWDVPHPWLNLFVPRSRIHDFAAGVFDGVLRGARPAGLILMYPMNRDRWDDRMTTATPDEDVFYAVGLLRSAVAAGDLERLERENEAVLELCDRAGMGCKQYLPHHASQDGWRRHFGAKWDRVAALKATYDPRAILSPGQGIFRAVVASTTPATITAS; from the exons ATGCCGATAGCTCGTTTTGCTACATTGCTCATAGTCACCGGCTTCCTCTCCACGGTCGGACATCTCGGAGCGCCGGCATTTGGCGCTCTCGATGATGATCTCTTATCCCTTGACATTGTGTCGAAAATCCATACCGATAGGAGCTTGACAGCCAGGGCTTCCTCGGACTTTGGCCACATTGTGGAGGCCACCCCCGATGGAGTTTTCCACCCGGTCTCTCCCGCCGACATAGCTGCTCTAATCCGCTTCTCGCTCTACCAGCAGACACCGTTCACGGTGGCGCCGCGTGGGAAAGGGCACTCCTCTAGGGGACAGGCCCTCGCCCCCGGCGGCATTGTCGTCGACATGCCCTCGCTGGGGCGTGGTGACCATGGTCACCGTGTAAATGTGTCCATCGATGGGATGTACGTGGACGTCGGCGGCGAGCAGCTATGGTTCGACGTTCTCCATGCCACGCTCAAGCACGGGCTCACGCCACGGGTGTGGACCGATTACCTCCGCATCACCGTCGGCGGCACGCTCTCCAACGCCGGCATAGGCGGGCAGGTGTTCCGGCACGGCCCCCAGATCTCCAACGTGCACGAGCTTGACGTCGTCACAG GCACGGGAGACATGATCACCTGCTCCCCGGGCAACAACTCGGACCTGTTCTACGGGGCGCTGGGCGGGCTGGGCCAGTTCGGGGTGATAACTCGGGCCCGGGTCGGGCTCGAACGGGCTCCGAAACGGGTCAGGTGGGTCCGGCTCGCCTACACGGACGTGCACCAGTTCACCGCTGACCAAGAGCTGCTCATTTCAAGAGGGGCCGGGTTCGACTACGTCGAGGGTCAGGTCCAGCTGAACCGGACCCTGACGGAGGGCCGGAGGTCGTCGTCCTTCTTCTCGGCGTCGGAGCTCGCCCGTCTGACGGAGCTCGCGCTGGGCACCGGATCAGCCGCGGTGTACTACATCGAGGGCGCGATGTACTACGGCGACCGCTCTGCCGCCACGGTGGATCGGAAGCTCGAGGCGCTGCTGGAGGAGCTGAGCTTCGTCCCGGGGTTGGCGTTCGTCAGGGACGCGTCGTACGTGCAGTTCCTGGACCGCGTCGGGCAGGAGGAGCAGAAGCTCCGGGCGGCCGGCGCGTGGGACGTGCCGCACCCGTGGCTCAACCTCTTCGTCCCGAGGTCGCGCATCCACGACTTCGCCGCCGGCGTGTTCGACGGCGTCCTGAGGGGCGCCAGGCCCGCGGGGCTCATCCTCATGTACCCCATGAACAGGGACAGGTGGGACGACCGGATGACGACGGCGACGCCCGACGAGGACGTGTTCTACGCCGTGGGGCTGCTCCGGTCGGCGGTGGCCGCCGGCGACCTGGAGCGGCTGGAGAGGGAGAacgaggcggtgctggagctgtgCGACCGGGCGGGCATGGGGTGCAAGCAGTACCTGCCGCACCACGCGTCGCAGGACGGCTGGAGGCGGCACTTCGGGGCGAAGTGGGACAGGGTCGCCGCGCTCAAGGCCACG